In Granulicella tundricola MP5ACTX9, a single genomic region encodes these proteins:
- a CDS encoding protease pro-enzyme activation domain-containing protein, with protein MKASGFRCVRVCLVIPLSGLVKDTMVIRSLRSLFSFAAVAVLLLSGSSAVQAQASDAGSLSSAVAVPSRITAKVDNASRVTLGHTMHPLANAANDRGALADATPLNRIHVVLKRSDAQEASLKGLIGDLHNPSSASYHKWLTPDQFGKQFGPSDGDIAAVQTWLQSQGFAVGTLNAGHQTLEISGNAGVFKKAFGAEIHKYLVNGQTHFANASDPQIPAALAPVFGGFTSLNNFRLRSYAKALGEASYEPATKKVTPSWTTGDSSGVSFALSPADFAVQYDLPATSTGTTGAGQTIAIINDSNINVYLVNQYRSLFGLPVNAPTVIVEGQDPGVDGINNPAGPNGDSVEAYLDVELAGSVAPNAAIDLVIGADTELQTGLFLAAERAVYSNIAPIISLSFGGCEINQGTGNQFINSLWQQAAAQGITVLVSSGDNGSAGCDNDNTQDYAVSGHAVNGLGSTPYNVSVGGTDFYYSTYAQGIGSTVLTTQLGNYWSLTPNNSTPTTTIKQVIPEQPWNDSQYGLNIESAYQNSGGQDTSIAGGSGGPSTCGIYSTTGTTCSPYPKPSWQTGAGVPADGARDLPDVSLFAANGLNLSYYPICASDADCQPVAAGSTVQFYGVGGTSASTPAFGGIMALVNQLYGRQGQANYTLYPLATQFPAAFHDVTVGTNSVPCAIGSTNCIAVTNPITLGGTQEGQIGTGTTAQYNATAGYDPATGLGTIDTNVLLANWNKVTFAASTTTLTPSTTTFAHGTAVTISGGVTGKGTPTGTVALMTDSGTSSQQGLTDFTLASGNYTGSVTTLPGGTYNIFGVYSGDGTNGASTSGKTSVTVTPEAGALALDLLSGSVNSNGQIAPSVLGANASIQYGQYFSLSAIVAPTSALAADRSCTFAGNFACSAGFTRPTGNVVFSDSGTVANTAPLNAEGVTSYSYAPTVGSHSITAAYSGDPSYNAVTSSPAALTVTKNTPNLTYSTINVNNNGQVIGGQQSVITLLVENSISLNGLSAAPTGTVTVTGGPAGTPTSVTLTQSVDYYYGAPIGMATIIVPANATPGNYKISLTYNGDSNYVTNGGSVSLTFVAGSGLTSTTTGTLSAPSSTPAALEQVTVTIAGQSGKAAPTGTVYALVSDGNPNQNQNVLILNSAKLPTSTTSNVTVTLAFSSASLLQGTNTVTLFYAGDSTYNSSSGVVTIQNLLSDFTLTAATPSVKIPASGTVTDTLNIASTNGFTGSVALSCSATGGVTCTVNPTVTLTSGQTLPVTVTLNGAGVTTSGSYLATITGVDATGKYVHTAGIQAIVGAISTTPNFSLSPASSSVLVAIGATATDVVTVASLNTFNSAVTVTCAGVAGVTCTAAPATVTPASGGSATSTLTLTGVTAGTYSVVVTGTSGTLVHTANVSVTVTGPVVPDFTLTAASSTASITLGTAPTTTDVITVGVVNGFNSAVALTCAAPTGVTCALNPTSTTGAGTSTATLTGTVAGTYSVVVTGISGTLSHTATISVTVSAAPVPGFLLSANAQALSVVGGQSVQDGINVTAVNGFTGSVALTCSAPSGLTCSVAPASVTPGTAANLTITTTTSAAKLEGAPSGLFGVAGGTVLAGLVCLLIPGKKRRWPALLAVMFCAAALGMATGCGGGTPSNPSMNYNVSVSGTSGSITTATTVVVTVTTR; from the coding sequence ATGAAGGCGAGTGGTTTTCGCTGTGTTCGGGTTTGTCTCGTCATCCCGCTTTCTGGTCTTGTGAAGGACACCATGGTTATCCGGTCGCTGCGCTCCCTTTTCTCCTTTGCCGCTGTTGCGGTTCTGCTTCTTTCCGGCTCCTCTGCTGTGCAGGCGCAGGCTTCAGACGCCGGTAGTTTGAGCTCGGCTGTGGCGGTGCCTTCGCGGATTACGGCGAAGGTGGATAACGCGAGCCGGGTGACGCTGGGGCATACGATGCACCCGCTGGCGAATGCTGCGAACGACCGGGGTGCGCTGGCTGACGCGACGCCGCTGAACCGGATCCATGTGGTGCTGAAGCGGAGCGACGCGCAGGAGGCGTCGCTGAAGGGGCTGATTGGGGATCTGCATAATCCGAGCTCGGCGAGCTATCACAAGTGGCTGACGCCGGATCAGTTCGGCAAGCAGTTTGGGCCTTCGGATGGGGATATCGCTGCGGTGCAGACGTGGCTGCAGAGCCAGGGATTCGCGGTGGGGACGCTGAATGCCGGGCACCAGACGCTGGAGATCTCTGGAAATGCCGGAGTTTTCAAGAAGGCATTCGGGGCGGAGATTCACAAGTACCTGGTGAATGGGCAGACGCACTTTGCGAATGCATCCGATCCGCAGATTCCGGCGGCGCTGGCTCCGGTGTTCGGTGGATTTACTTCACTGAACAACTTCCGGCTGAGGAGCTATGCGAAGGCGCTGGGCGAGGCCTCGTATGAGCCGGCGACGAAGAAGGTAACGCCGAGCTGGACGACCGGGGATAGCTCCGGGGTATCTTTCGCGCTGTCGCCCGCGGACTTTGCGGTGCAGTACGATCTGCCGGCGACTTCAACGGGGACCACCGGTGCAGGGCAGACGATCGCGATCATCAACGACTCGAATATCAATGTTTACCTGGTGAACCAGTACCGCAGCCTGTTTGGCTTGCCAGTCAATGCTCCGACGGTGATTGTGGAGGGGCAAGACCCAGGAGTAGATGGGATCAATAATCCAGCGGGGCCGAACGGGGATTCGGTAGAAGCGTACCTTGACGTGGAGCTTGCGGGTTCGGTTGCTCCGAACGCGGCGATCGATCTGGTGATTGGCGCGGATACGGAGTTGCAGACCGGGTTGTTCCTGGCGGCGGAGCGCGCGGTCTATAGCAATATTGCGCCAATCATCAGCTTGAGCTTTGGCGGATGCGAGATCAACCAGGGAACCGGGAACCAGTTCATCAACAGCCTGTGGCAGCAGGCGGCGGCGCAAGGCATCACGGTGCTGGTTTCAAGCGGCGATAACGGCTCCGCGGGTTGCGACAACGACAATACGCAAGACTATGCGGTCAGCGGACACGCCGTGAACGGGTTGGGGTCCACGCCGTACAACGTCTCCGTAGGCGGAACAGATTTTTATTACAGCACTTATGCGCAGGGAATCGGCAGCACGGTGCTGACGACGCAGCTTGGAAACTATTGGAGCCTGACCCCGAACAACAGCACGCCGACGACCACCATCAAGCAGGTTATTCCAGAGCAGCCCTGGAACGACAGCCAGTATGGATTGAATATCGAGAGTGCTTACCAGAACAGCGGAGGCCAAGATACCTCAATTGCGGGCGGAAGCGGCGGGCCAAGTACGTGCGGGATTTACTCGACAACTGGGACGACTTGCTCTCCATATCCGAAGCCGAGCTGGCAGACGGGCGCGGGCGTGCCGGCCGATGGCGCGCGCGATCTTCCAGACGTCTCTCTGTTTGCAGCGAACGGCCTCAATCTGAGCTACTACCCTATCTGCGCGTCCGATGCCGACTGCCAGCCTGTGGCCGCAGGCTCGACGGTGCAGTTCTATGGGGTGGGCGGAACCTCGGCTTCGACGCCGGCGTTTGGCGGCATCATGGCATTGGTGAATCAGCTCTATGGTCGCCAAGGGCAGGCAAACTACACACTGTATCCGCTGGCGACGCAGTTTCCGGCGGCGTTTCATGACGTAACGGTGGGGACGAACTCGGTGCCGTGTGCAATAGGATCGACGAACTGCATTGCGGTGACCAATCCGATTACGTTGGGAGGGACCCAGGAGGGTCAGATCGGCACAGGGACGACTGCACAATACAACGCGACGGCGGGCTACGACCCGGCGACGGGTCTGGGTACGATCGATACGAACGTATTATTGGCTAACTGGAACAAGGTGACGTTCGCGGCTTCGACGACGACGTTGACACCTTCCACGACCACCTTCGCGCACGGGACGGCGGTGACCATCTCCGGCGGTGTGACGGGGAAGGGAACCCCGACGGGTACAGTTGCGCTGATGACGGATAGCGGCACCTCGTCGCAGCAAGGTCTGACGGACTTTACCCTTGCCTCCGGCAACTACACTGGTAGCGTCACGACCTTGCCAGGCGGTACTTACAACATCTTTGGCGTCTATAGCGGCGATGGAACGAACGGCGCGAGCACCTCCGGGAAGACATCGGTGACGGTAACACCGGAGGCTGGTGCGCTGGCGCTGGACCTGCTTTCAGGAAGTGTGAATTCCAACGGGCAGATCGCGCCATCGGTTCTGGGCGCGAATGCGTCGATCCAGTATGGACAATACTTTTCTCTCAGTGCGATCGTTGCTCCTACATCCGCGCTGGCTGCGGACCGGAGTTGCACTTTTGCAGGGAACTTCGCTTGCAGTGCCGGGTTTACGCGTCCCACGGGGAATGTGGTCTTTTCCGACAGCGGCACGGTTGCGAATACGGCGCCGTTGAACGCGGAGGGCGTGACCTCGTATTCGTATGCGCCCACGGTGGGGAGCCACTCGATCACGGCCGCCTACTCCGGCGATCCCAGCTACAACGCAGTGACTTCGAGCCCGGCAGCGCTCACGGTGACCAAGAATACGCCGAACCTCACGTATTCCACCATCAATGTCAACAACAACGGTCAGGTTATCGGCGGCCAGCAGAGCGTCATCACACTTCTCGTGGAGAACAGCATTAGCCTGAACGGGCTGTCCGCAGCTCCGACCGGGACGGTGACCGTTACGGGCGGTCCTGCAGGAACGCCTACAAGCGTGACGCTGACGCAATCGGTCGATTACTACTATGGGGCACCGATCGGCATGGCGACGATCATCGTTCCGGCAAATGCAACCCCGGGTAATTACAAGATCAGTCTGACTTATAACGGGGACAGCAACTATGTGACCAACGGCGGAAGTGTCTCGCTGACGTTTGTTGCAGGCTCCGGGCTGACGTCTACGACGACCGGTACGCTTTCCGCACCCTCTTCGACTCCGGCTGCGCTGGAACAGGTGACGGTGACGATTGCGGGTCAGAGCGGAAAGGCCGCGCCGACAGGCACGGTTTACGCGCTGGTTTCTGACGGCAATCCGAATCAGAACCAGAACGTACTTATTCTGAACTCTGCAAAACTTCCTACAAGTACGACAAGCAACGTGACGGTGACGCTGGCTTTCAGCTCCGCCAGCCTGCTTCAAGGCACGAACACCGTTACGTTGTTCTACGCGGGCGACTCCACATACAACTCGTCTTCCGGAGTTGTCACCATTCAGAACCTGCTGTCTGACTTTACGCTGACGGCGGCCACGCCTAGTGTAAAAATTCCTGCTTCCGGGACGGTAACGGACACGTTGAATATCGCTTCAACCAACGGCTTTACGGGGTCGGTGGCGCTGAGCTGTTCTGCTACGGGCGGAGTAACGTGCACCGTGAATCCTACGGTTACGTTGACAAGCGGGCAGACGCTGCCGGTCACGGTGACGCTGAACGGTGCGGGCGTCACGACGTCTGGCAGCTACCTGGCGACCATCACCGGCGTAGATGCGACCGGCAAGTATGTTCATACTGCGGGTATCCAGGCGATTGTCGGCGCCATCAGTACGACGCCGAACTTCTCCTTGAGCCCGGCTTCCTCGTCGGTTTTGGTGGCGATCGGCGCGACCGCTACGGACGTGGTGACGGTGGCTTCACTCAATACCTTCAATAGCGCGGTTACAGTGACCTGTGCGGGTGTGGCCGGGGTAACTTGTACCGCGGCCCCGGCGACGGTTACCCCTGCGAGCGGCGGGAGCGCGACCTCCACGTTGACACTTACCGGCGTGACGGCGGGGACCTACAGCGTGGTGGTGACCGGGACGTCAGGGACGCTGGTGCATACCGCGAATGTATCCGTGACGGTGACAGGTCCGGTGGTGCCTGACTTTACGCTGACGGCTGCTTCGAGCACGGCTTCGATCACGCTGGGGACTGCGCCTACGACCACCGATGTGATTACGGTTGGGGTGGTGAATGGGTTCAACAGCGCGGTTGCACTGACCTGCGCTGCGCCGACGGGTGTGACCTGCGCTCTGAATCCCACGTCCACTACGGGGGCTGGGACTTCGACGGCTACGCTGACGGGCACGGTCGCTGGAACGTATAGCGTGGTGGTTACCGGGATCTCGGGGACGTTGAGCCATACGGCTACGATCTCTGTGACGGTGAGCGCTGCGCCGGTTCCTGGCTTCCTGCTGAGTGCGAATGCGCAGGCGCTCTCAGTGGTCGGCGGTCAGTCTGTTCAGGATGGCATCAACGTGACGGCTGTCAATGGGTTTACCGGTTCGGTGGCGTTGACGTGCAGTGCGCCTTCCGGGCTTACCTGCTCTGTGGCTCCTGCTTCCGTCACGCCTGGCACGGCGGCTAACCTGACGATCACGACGACGACCTCCGCTGCGAAGCTGGAGGGTGCGCCGAGTGGCCTGTTTGGAGTGGCCGGCGGTACAGTGCTGGCAGGGTTGGTCTGCCTGCTGATTCCGGGTAAGAAGAGGCGTTGGCCTGCGCTTCTGGCTGTCATGTTCTGCGCTGCTGCGCTGGGGATGGCGACTGGATGCGGCGGCGGTACGCCGTCTAATCCGAGCATGAACTACAACGTGAGCGTAAGCGGGACGTCGGGCTCGATCACGACAGCTACGACGGTGGTTGTGACGGTGACGACTCGGTGA
- a CDS encoding VOC family protein translates to MTLQPQKVSPFLWFNDQAEEAMDFYTSTFPDSKQLRVARYGETGPGKPGSVMTADFELFGQRFTALNGGPHFAFTPAISFVIHCEGQAEIDEYWDKLAAGGTIMQCGWLTDKFGITWQVVPNNLAQLLSNPDPATAARVMKAMMSMKKLEIAPLEQARDQTV, encoded by the coding sequence ATGACCCTACAACCCCAGAAAGTCTCCCCCTTCCTCTGGTTCAACGATCAAGCCGAAGAAGCCATGGACTTCTACACCTCCACCTTCCCGGACTCGAAGCAGCTCCGAGTCGCCCGTTACGGAGAGACCGGCCCAGGCAAGCCCGGCTCCGTCATGACCGCGGACTTCGAGCTCTTCGGCCAGAGGTTCACCGCACTCAACGGAGGCCCGCACTTCGCCTTCACGCCCGCCATCTCCTTCGTCATCCACTGTGAAGGTCAGGCCGAGATCGACGAATACTGGGACAAGCTTGCCGCTGGCGGCACCATCATGCAGTGCGGCTGGCTCACAGACAAGTTCGGCATCACCTGGCAGGTCGTTCCCAACAACCTCGCCCAGCTCCTCAGCAACCCGGACCCCGCCACCGCCGCCCGCGTCATGAAAGCCATGATGAGCATGAAGAAGCTCGAGATCGCACCCCTCGAACAAGCCCGCGACCAAACCGTATAA
- a CDS encoding VOC family protein: MSTYPNGRFVWFDLMTSDVPAAQAFYTSVVGWSARDAGMPGDYYTLLSAASTDVGGIMPIREHLAAAGAKPTWMMYIGVDDVDAFAARVKDAGGVIHRAPEDIPGVGRFAVVADPHGATFVLFWGNGEPREATPATPGHVGWHELLTEDLDAAWAFYSNLFGWTKAQTVDMGPMGLYQTFVVNGPQGGGMMNKPPNLPVSFWGLYFTVEGSVTAAVERAKEAGGQLLQGPHEVPGGAWIAHCLDPQGATFNLTSATQ; encoded by the coding sequence ATGAGCACATACCCCAACGGCCGTTTCGTCTGGTTCGACCTCATGACCTCCGACGTCCCCGCGGCCCAGGCCTTCTACACCAGCGTCGTCGGCTGGTCCGCACGCGACGCCGGCATGCCCGGCGACTACTACACCCTCCTCTCCGCCGCCTCAACAGACGTAGGCGGCATCATGCCCATCCGGGAACACCTCGCCGCCGCCGGCGCCAAACCCACCTGGATGATGTACATCGGCGTCGATGACGTAGACGCCTTCGCCGCCCGCGTCAAAGACGCCGGCGGCGTCATCCATCGGGCACCGGAAGACATCCCCGGCGTAGGCCGCTTCGCCGTCGTCGCAGACCCCCATGGCGCAACCTTCGTCCTCTTCTGGGGCAACGGCGAGCCACGCGAAGCCACCCCCGCAACCCCCGGCCACGTGGGCTGGCATGAGCTCCTCACGGAAGACCTCGACGCCGCTTGGGCCTTCTACTCCAACCTCTTCGGCTGGACCAAAGCCCAGACCGTAGACATGGGTCCCATGGGCCTCTACCAGACCTTCGTCGTCAACGGCCCCCAAGGAGGCGGCATGATGAACAAACCGCCCAACCTCCCCGTCTCCTTCTGGGGCCTCTACTTCACCGTAGAGGGCAGCGTCACCGCAGCAGTCGAGCGAGCCAAAGAAGCCGGCGGCCAGCTCCTGCAAGGCCCGCACGAGGTCCCCGGCGGAGCCTGGATCGCCCACTGCCTCGACCCCCAGGGCGCAACCTTCAACCTCACGAGCGCAACCCAATGA
- a CDS encoding GH92 family glycosyl hydrolase codes for MNVCARLVRIVCGMALVVVPAGLFAQASGYEAVNPFIGTGADGHTYPGATVPFGMVQLSPDTQINSFKHSYKWAAGYRYEDGTILGFSHTHFSGAGHSDLGDFLVQPISGEVRLEPGDANQPGSGYRSGFSHATEVAKPGYYAVTLADYGVRAELTATARVGVHRYTFPAGKPAHVLMDMRSSIYSYPGKVLWSRLRVRNDGTVTGMRETRGWAPGRQLYFAMKFSVPMATHEIYDKEPLPVEYRGFKTPGNNAADTQAMEGRGLIGVFDFGEMKGPLVVKVALSPTSEDEAMANLNAEVAGFDFDAVHAQAKATWEKALGAVQLTAAPDMRTNLYTALYHALLAPGTAMDVDGSYRGPDNQVHHADGFHFVSSLSLWDTYRAEQPLMTLLEPEARTTDLVRSLMASQQESPFGMLPVWQFQGIETWCMIGYHAVPEIADAVMKGIGGFDANKALDAMVATADYAPYGHLGEYMKLGYVPIDISNAGTDGSSHDESVSQTIEYAYDDWTIARVARKLGRNDVAVRFEKRAGNWKNVFDTADGFSEPRKADGSWRVPFNPAKAGAGSGFTEGNSWQYSWYQPQDEAGLIKLLGGDEKLVAKLDAMFNAKVDPKDYADVEDMAGLIGQYVHGNEPSHHLAYLYAYAGQPWRVQERLKQIVESQYKPAPDGLVGNDDLGQMSAWLLFTGLGFYPVAPGTNEYVIGRPFVERAVLKLPNGRSFTVVADGMSAEHPYVGSVTLDGKALTRSFVTHEEIMRGGELRFVMSGTANKSWGSGSGARPYSMSR; via the coding sequence ATGAATGTTTGTGCTCGGTTGGTCCGTATCGTTTGTGGGATGGCTTTGGTGGTTGTGCCGGCTGGGCTGTTTGCCCAGGCGAGTGGGTATGAGGCGGTGAATCCGTTCATTGGCACGGGTGCGGATGGGCATACGTATCCGGGGGCTACGGTGCCGTTCGGGATGGTGCAGTTGAGCCCGGATACGCAGATCAACTCGTTCAAGCACAGCTATAAGTGGGCGGCGGGATACCGGTATGAAGATGGGACGATTCTGGGGTTTTCGCATACGCATTTTTCGGGTGCGGGGCACTCGGATCTTGGGGACTTTCTGGTGCAACCGATCTCTGGTGAGGTGAGGCTGGAGCCGGGTGATGCGAACCAGCCGGGTTCGGGCTATCGGTCTGGGTTTAGTCATGCGACGGAGGTTGCTAAGCCGGGGTACTACGCTGTTACGCTGGCGGACTATGGCGTGCGTGCGGAGTTGACGGCGACGGCGCGGGTGGGGGTGCATCGGTACACGTTTCCTGCGGGGAAGCCGGCGCATGTGCTGATGGATATGCGGTCTTCCATCTATAGCTATCCGGGCAAGGTGCTGTGGTCCAGGCTGCGGGTGAGGAATGATGGGACCGTGACGGGGATGAGGGAGACTCGCGGGTGGGCTCCGGGACGTCAGCTTTACTTTGCGATGAAGTTCTCCGTCCCGATGGCAACGCATGAGATCTACGACAAGGAGCCTCTGCCGGTGGAGTACAGGGGCTTCAAGACGCCGGGCAATAATGCGGCCGATACGCAGGCGATGGAAGGCCGCGGGCTGATTGGGGTGTTCGACTTTGGCGAGATGAAAGGGCCGCTGGTGGTGAAGGTGGCGCTTTCGCCGACGAGCGAGGATGAGGCCATGGCGAACCTGAACGCGGAGGTTGCGGGGTTCGACTTTGACGCTGTTCATGCGCAGGCGAAGGCTACCTGGGAGAAGGCGCTGGGTGCGGTGCAGCTAACGGCTGCTCCTGATATGCGGACGAATTTATATACGGCGCTTTATCACGCGCTGCTGGCTCCGGGGACTGCGATGGATGTGGATGGGAGCTATCGCGGGCCGGATAACCAGGTGCATCATGCGGATGGATTTCATTTTGTGAGCAGCTTGTCTTTGTGGGATACGTATCGGGCGGAGCAGCCGCTGATGACGCTGCTGGAGCCTGAGGCGCGGACGACGGACCTGGTGCGGTCGCTGATGGCTTCACAGCAGGAGAGTCCGTTTGGGATGCTGCCGGTGTGGCAGTTTCAGGGGATCGAGACGTGGTGCATGATTGGGTATCACGCGGTGCCGGAGATTGCGGATGCGGTGATGAAGGGGATTGGCGGGTTCGACGCGAACAAGGCGCTGGATGCGATGGTGGCGACGGCTGACTATGCTCCGTATGGGCATCTGGGCGAGTACATGAAGCTGGGGTATGTACCTATCGACATCAGCAATGCGGGTACAGATGGAAGCTCGCACGATGAGTCGGTTTCGCAGACGATCGAGTATGCGTATGACGACTGGACGATCGCTCGGGTGGCGCGGAAGCTGGGGCGTAACGATGTAGCCGTGCGGTTCGAGAAGAGGGCAGGGAACTGGAAGAATGTGTTCGATACGGCGGATGGATTCTCTGAGCCTCGGAAGGCGGACGGGAGCTGGCGGGTGCCGTTCAATCCGGCCAAGGCTGGTGCGGGCAGCGGGTTTACGGAGGGGAATTCGTGGCAGTACTCGTGGTATCAGCCGCAGGATGAGGCGGGGCTGATCAAGCTTCTGGGTGGCGATGAAAAGCTTGTGGCCAAGCTGGATGCGATGTTCAATGCGAAGGTCGATCCGAAGGACTATGCGGATGTGGAGGATATGGCGGGGCTGATTGGGCAGTATGTGCATGGCAATGAGCCGAGCCATCACCTGGCGTATCTGTATGCGTATGCGGGGCAGCCGTGGCGGGTGCAGGAGAGGCTGAAGCAGATTGTGGAGAGCCAGTACAAGCCTGCGCCGGATGGGCTGGTGGGGAACGATGACCTGGGGCAGATGTCGGCTTGGCTGCTGTTTACAGGGCTGGGGTTTTATCCGGTGGCTCCTGGGACGAACGAGTATGTGATAGGGCGGCCGTTTGTGGAGCGGGCGGTGTTGAAGCTGCCGAATGGCCGCTCGTTTACCGTTGTGGCGGACGGGATGAGTGCGGAGCATCCGTATGTGGGAAGCGTGACGCTGGATGGGAAGGCGCTGACGCGGAGCTTCGTGACGCATGAGGAGATTATGCGGGGCGGAGAGCTGCGGTTTGTGATGTCGGGTACGGCGAATAAGAGCTGGGGGAGTGGGAGCGGGGCTCGGCCTTACTCTATGTCGCGGTAG